One window of the Periophthalmus magnuspinnatus isolate fPerMag1 chromosome 17, fPerMag1.2.pri, whole genome shotgun sequence genome contains the following:
- the and2 gene encoding actinodin2: MAQLSAIHTIVLLGLVVLPELLRAVPVKHEAEQVPAVSEDVKEEVLSNLKKLVRDRRHVPGVFAVPQFKRLPDFWGWYKYFMDTHNQEGVEDLDRLYVAYLQNKHRSEEGPTFNHYLAHLSEIYKNCANSDDPECIAESTSKPKAAVVMPSPIKSAAVHLCNPYIDPYCLYPLLPHAAAPAEPEPEPAPAPVKAPAPILTPFLPMPLRSHTGYYHYAPVLEPFLNAEQRAELLRICNPEDVECLQYHLRAAYGYRPAPGPFPSYAALKCDPKDPYCMPLLVQKAPTGYYHLMYPGCDPNVDPLCVVNVAAPLTSGEAPKEQHCNPLFDAGCNPLTATKLSGLTKPVLEYPMKDAPADPAPVAAAAYKGAPLSCDPRVDPYCLLTVAAALRRPPPQIPEHQVRYQLGVPGKTKEGYDCYVHYDKDCTPLDTATKGDLQAPPKPFCHPFDPNCGKFVVPPGTASKTIKDGIIFPDPHCDPEYDYNCRLRKVESEPQADSPAPEADSPAPADEQAAPLAEEKQAVADDPSPSSFDEFLKGVISKSQ, encoded by the exons ATGGCGCAACTATCTGCAATCCACACAATAGTACTCCTAGGGCTTGTTGTGTTGCCAG AGTTGCTGAGGGCTGTGCCAGTCAAGCATGAAGCTGAACAAG TTCCTGCAGTGTCTGAGGATGTGAAGGAGGAGGTGCTGTCTAACCTGAAGAAGCTGGTTCGTGACAGGAGACATGTCCCGGGCGTGTTCGCTGTGCCTCAGTTCAAACGGCTCCCCGACTTCTGGGGCTGGTATAAGTACTTCATGGACACTCACAACCAGGAGGGA GTGGAGGATTTGGACCGCTTATACGTGGCCTACCTGCAGAATAAGCACCGCTCTGAGGAAGGCCCCACCTTTAACCACTACCTGGCCCACTTGAGCGAGATCTATAAGAACTGCGCCAACTCCGATGACCCAGAATGCATCGCGGAGTCCACCAGCAAACCCAAGGCTGCTGTGGTCATGCCCAGCCCAATCAAATCCGCTGCCGTCCATCTCTGCAACCCATACATTGACCCTTACTGTCTGTACCCTCTCCTGCCGCACGCTGCTGCGCCTGCTGAACCTGAACCTGAACCTGCCCCCGCACCTGTCAAAGCCCCTGCCCCCATCCTCACCCCCTTCCTCCCCATGCCCCTCAGATCCCACACGGGCTACTACCACTACGCCCCTGTCTTGGAGCCATTTTTGAACGCAGAGCAACGAGCAGAACTTCTCAGAATTTGCAATCCCGAAGATGTTGAGTGCCTTCAGTATCACTTAAGAGCTGCATATGGATACCGCCCCGCACCTGGACCATTCCCATCCTATGCCGCCCTCAAATGCGACCCCAAGGACCCCTACTGCATGCCCCTTCTGGTCCAGAAAGCTCCCACAGGTTACTACCACCTCATGTACCCGGGATGCGACCCAAATGTTGACCCTCTCTGCGTAGTCAACGTTGCAGCCCCTCTGACCTCCGGCGAAGCACCAAAAGAGCAGCATTGTAATCCACTTTTTGATGCTGGCTGCAATCCACTCACCGCCACCAAGCTGTCCGGTCTGACCAAGCCCGTCCTAGAGTACCCCATGAAGGATGCCCCCGCGGATCCTGCTCCGGTCGCTGCTGCTGCGTACAAAGGTGCCCCCCTGTCGTGCGACCCTCGCGTGGACCCATACTGCCTCCTGACCGTGGCCGCCGCCCTGCGCAGACCACCTCCACAGATCCCCGAGCATCAG GTCCGCTACCAGCTGGGGGTCCCGGGCAAGACCAAGGAGGGCTACGATTGCTACGTCCACTACGACAAAGACTGCACCCCCCTGGATACTGCAACCAAAGGCGATCTACAGGCCCCTCCCAAACCGTTCTGCCACCCCTTCGACCCAAATTGTGGTAAGTTTGTAGTCCCACCTGGCACCGCGTCCAAAACTATCAAAGATGGTATTATTTTCCCTGATCCACACTGTGATCCTGAATACGACTACAACTGCCGTCTGCGGAAGGTTGAGTCCGAACCTCAAGCTGATAGCCCCGCTCCTGAAGCCGATAGTCCAGCCCCTGCAGATGAGCAAGCTGCCCCGTTGGCTGAGGAGAAACAAGCTGTAGCAGATGACCCCAGCCCATCGTCATTTGATGAGTTTCTGAAAGGTGTGATAAGCAAAAGCCAATAG